The following proteins are encoded in a genomic region of Rudaeicoccus suwonensis:
- a CDS encoding long-chain-acyl-CoA synthetase yields the protein MTAQTRQRVSLLDVGKGLAGLAPDLALLAKEGPGLLLRRPSSANSLGLVFQKAAGRHPERVFLKGEGTDGPRTITYGAANETVNRYAAVLESHGVTRGDVVGLMAHNGIENILIMLATVKLGAVAGLLNYNQRSDVLAHSLGILDARVVVIEDDGQEALATAGEIADAQTVLTFSELAEQAKTASAANPLATAKTVGSERAFYIFTSGTTGMPKASVMSHYRWLKSYSGLGALGVRLKSDDTLYCPLPLYHNNAVTVALSSVLVAGASMAIAPKFSASRFWDECITYDATAFVYIGELCRYLLAQPAKPVDRQHAVRVIVGNGLRADIWAEFQERFGIERIAEFYGASECNIAFINAFNLSQTAGTCPLPYRVVAYDPETGKAARNEKGRLTKVKTGETGLLLAKVTDRAPFDGYTDKAASEAKLLRDGFKDGDCWFDTGDLVRNQGLNHVAFVDRLGDTFRWKGENVATTQVEAAFGHLDDIEDCTVYGVPVPGADGKAGMAAVVLREGADFDGAALAKHLLDTLPTYAVPLFVRTVFSLEHTSTFKSRKVELRDESFDHARDGRIYVLKDSTEGYVPFYEGYAAEVAAAKAPRI from the coding sequence ATGACTGCGCAAACCCGTCAGCGTGTGTCCCTGCTCGACGTCGGCAAGGGGTTGGCCGGGCTCGCACCCGACCTCGCGCTGCTGGCCAAGGAGGGTCCGGGTCTGCTGCTGCGACGCCCCTCATCGGCGAACTCCCTCGGCCTGGTCTTCCAGAAGGCCGCGGGCCGGCACCCCGAGCGGGTCTTCCTCAAGGGCGAAGGCACGGACGGCCCACGGACAATTACATATGGCGCCGCCAACGAGACGGTCAACCGGTATGCCGCGGTGCTGGAGTCGCACGGGGTGACGCGTGGCGACGTGGTGGGGCTGATGGCGCACAACGGCATCGAGAACATCCTGATCATGCTTGCGACCGTGAAGCTCGGCGCGGTCGCGGGCCTGCTCAACTACAACCAGCGCAGCGATGTGCTCGCGCACAGTCTGGGGATTCTCGACGCCCGAGTCGTCGTGATCGAGGACGACGGGCAGGAGGCTCTTGCGACAGCCGGGGAGATCGCGGACGCACAGACGGTGCTCACGTTCAGCGAGCTAGCGGAGCAGGCGAAGACCGCAAGCGCGGCCAATCCGCTGGCCACCGCCAAGACCGTCGGCAGCGAGCGCGCGTTCTACATCTTCACCTCCGGCACCACCGGCATGCCGAAGGCGTCGGTGATGAGCCACTACCGCTGGCTGAAGTCCTACAGCGGCCTCGGTGCCCTCGGCGTACGTCTCAAGAGCGACGACACGCTCTACTGCCCACTGCCGCTCTATCACAACAACGCGGTCACGGTCGCCTTGTCGTCGGTGCTGGTGGCCGGCGCGTCGATGGCGATCGCGCCGAAGTTCTCGGCGTCGCGATTCTGGGACGAGTGCATCACGTATGACGCAACGGCATTCGTCTACATCGGCGAACTGTGCCGCTACCTGCTGGCGCAGCCGGCCAAGCCGGTCGACCGCCAGCACGCGGTGCGTGTGATCGTCGGCAACGGCCTGCGCGCCGACATCTGGGCCGAATTCCAGGAGAGGTTCGGCATCGAGCGCATCGCGGAGTTCTACGGCGCCTCGGAGTGCAACATCGCGTTCATCAACGCCTTCAACCTCAGCCAGACCGCCGGCACGTGCCCGCTGCCCTACCGCGTCGTGGCCTACGACCCGGAGACGGGCAAGGCCGCGCGGAACGAGAAGGGCAGGCTGACGAAGGTCAAGACCGGCGAGACCGGGCTCTTGCTGGCCAAGGTCACCGACCGTGCGCCCTTCGACGGCTACACCGACAAGGCCGCATCCGAGGCGAAGCTGCTGCGCGACGGCTTCAAGGACGGCGACTGCTGGTTCGACACCGGTGACCTGGTGCGCAACCAGGGACTCAACCACGTGGCCTTCGTCGACCGTCTCGGTGACACTTTCCGTTGGAAGGGCGAGAACGTCGCGACCACCCAGGTCGAGGCCGCGTTCGGTCACCTCGACGATATCGAGGACTGCACGGTCTACGGCGTTCCGGTGCCCGGCGCCGACGGCAAGGCCGGTATGGCGGCGGTGGTCCTGCGCGAGGGCGCTGACTTCGACGGTGCCGCCCTGGCGAAGCACCTTCTCGACACCTTGCCGACGTATGCCGTGCCGCTGTTCGTCCGGACGGTCTTCTCCTTGGAGCACACCTCGACTTTCAAGAGCCGCAAGGTCGAACTGCGCGACGAGAGCTTCGACCACGCGCGCGACGGCCGGATCTATGTGCTCAAGGACTCCACGGAGGGGTACGTCCCGTTCTACGAGGGGTATGCCGCAGAAGTCGCCGCCGCCAAGGCCCCTCGCATCTGA
- a CDS encoding MFS transporter — MTAAEDQTARGISDSPSLPRITVLLMAVATGLAVANLYYCQPLLEVIGSSLHISAGSVGTLVTLTQVGYALGLLFVLPLGDLLERRGLIVGMSFASVIALVATATAQNASWLFVASVAVGVLSVLAQVLVPLAASLAAPEERGTIVGTVMSGLLLGILLARTVAGLLAEVGGWRAVYVVAAVLMFVLTFALRRGLPRSEPTVSASYGALLASVGRLVRTEPVLRRRMLYGAVTFAQFSVLWTALTGLLSGPPYHYSELVIGLFGLVGAAGAFAAQIAGRLADRGHATALSVAFGVLLVVSWAATAFGRHDLLPLIVGIVLLDFGVQGMQVTNQSQIYTLAGDARARVNSVYMTAYFVGGALGSWVATRVASAYGWSGVCWLGGGLAVVLVVIVTGGEWSLRRQLAAVNR, encoded by the coding sequence GTGACTGCCGCCGAAGACCAAACCGCCCGGGGCATCTCCGACTCCCCGTCGCTGCCGCGTATCACCGTGCTGCTGATGGCTGTCGCCACCGGGCTCGCGGTGGCAAACCTCTACTACTGCCAACCGCTGCTCGAGGTCATCGGCTCAAGCCTGCACATCTCCGCCGGCTCGGTCGGCACGCTGGTCACCCTGACTCAGGTCGGTTACGCGCTGGGGTTGTTGTTCGTGCTCCCGTTGGGTGACCTGCTCGAGCGTCGCGGGCTGATCGTCGGTATGTCGTTCGCCTCCGTCATCGCGCTGGTCGCGACCGCCACCGCCCAGAACGCCAGTTGGCTCTTTGTCGCGTCGGTCGCCGTCGGTGTGCTGTCGGTGCTCGCGCAGGTGCTGGTTCCGCTGGCCGCGAGCCTGGCGGCGCCGGAGGAACGCGGCACCATCGTGGGGACCGTGATGAGCGGGCTGCTGCTCGGCATACTTCTCGCTCGCACCGTCGCCGGCCTGCTCGCCGAGGTCGGCGGCTGGCGCGCGGTGTATGTCGTGGCGGCCGTGCTGATGTTCGTGCTCACGTTCGCGCTGCGTCGCGGGTTGCCGCGGAGCGAGCCGACCGTGTCGGCGTCCTACGGTGCGTTGCTCGCATCCGTCGGCCGGTTGGTGCGCACCGAACCGGTGCTGCGACGCCGAATGCTGTATGGCGCAGTCACTTTCGCGCAGTTCAGCGTGTTGTGGACGGCGCTGACCGGTCTGCTCAGCGGACCGCCGTATCACTACTCGGAGCTGGTGATCGGACTGTTCGGTCTGGTAGGTGCGGCCGGTGCGTTCGCGGCGCAGATTGCCGGGCGCTTGGCCGATCGCGGTCACGCGACGGCGTTGTCGGTGGCCTTTGGCGTGCTGCTGGTCGTGTCGTGGGCCGCGACCGCATTCGGGCGACACGACCTGCTGCCGCTGATCGTCGGCATCGTGCTGCTCGACTTCGGTGTGCAGGGCATGCAGGTCACCAACCAGAGCCAGATCTACACGCTCGCGGGCGACGCGCGTGCGCGGGTGAACTCGGTCTATATGACGGCGTATTTCGTCGGCGGCGCACTCGGATCGTGGGTCGCGACGAGGGTGGCATCGGCATACGGCTGGTCGGGAGTGTGCTGGCTCGGCGGTGGGTTGGCGGTCGTGCTCGTCGTGATCGTGACCGGCGGAGAGTGGTCGCTGAGGAGACAGCTGGCCGCTGTCAACCGGTGA
- a CDS encoding histidine phosphatase family protein, translating into MSRSITLVRHGQASFGKSDYDRLSDLGHEQSRLLGQFLSTRAPAPDHIVTGTLKRHRETAAEVCVAAGWTLTPDVDAGWDELDHVAVINAYRPAYRNMLVLKADMMRTFRPRAAFVDMFTTAVRRWAEGDHDEDYPETFAAFDERVHEAFGRVVAADAEHTLVVSSVGVIAWVVAGLLGSERESAWERLSMAVFNTGYTRLHLDKNGVAAVSTFNEIGHLTPERFITNH; encoded by the coding sequence ATGTCACGCTCCATCACGCTGGTGCGCCACGGCCAGGCGTCATTCGGCAAAAGTGACTATGACCGCCTGTCCGACCTGGGGCACGAGCAGTCCCGCCTGCTGGGGCAGTTCCTGTCGACGCGCGCGCCGGCGCCGGACCACATCGTCACCGGGACATTGAAACGTCATCGAGAGACCGCGGCCGAGGTGTGCGTCGCCGCCGGTTGGACGCTGACACCCGATGTCGATGCGGGCTGGGACGAGCTCGACCACGTGGCAGTCATCAACGCCTACCGGCCGGCATATCGCAACATGCTGGTGCTGAAGGCAGACATGATGCGCACGTTCAGGCCGCGCGCCGCCTTCGTCGACATGTTCACTACGGCGGTCCGACGCTGGGCCGAGGGTGACCATGACGAGGACTACCCGGAGACCTTTGCCGCCTTCGATGAGCGCGTGCATGAGGCATTCGGGCGGGTGGTGGCAGCCGATGCCGAACACACGCTGGTCGTGTCGTCGGTGGGCGTGATCGCCTGGGTTGTCGCGGGGCTGTTGGGCTCGGAGCGCGAGTCAGCGTGGGAGCGCCTGTCGATGGCGGTGTTCAACACCGGCTACACGCGGTTGCACCTCGACAAGAACGGTGTCGCGGCCGTCTCGACGTTCAACGAGATCGGCCACCTCACCCCGGAGCGGTTCATCACTAACCACTAA
- a CDS encoding ABC-F family ATP-binding cassette domain-containing protein gives MTISCSDLTMTYADRPVLDGFSLTVPPGTRVGLVGENGSGKSTLLSCLAGRLQPTSGTVSMPADVGFIAQDSGIPLAATVSEVLYDALAPLHEAVARLEQLAGELTDPAAARDYDRVLEWATTHDAWDAPRRAELAAQRLGLEHLPGDRTAGELSGGQVSRLALAALLIRRPAAVLLDEPTNHLDDDALDFLQAQLMSMTGAVVTASHDRVFLNAVCHRIVDLDPSHFGTDGAGGQSFSGDFTDYLAAKVAARRRWSEAFEAQREELNELRAATRTTNLDIAHNRAPRDNDKFIHFSKGSRVQATVSRRRRNADQRIAAILRDEIPKPPAPLRFSGAFERQPTAYVSVRDVVVAGRVSCSRLDVTAGEHLLITGPNGCGKSTLLDVLAGRLDPAQGIVQRRARAVGLLTQAVGIPDLSATPQQLYDAATPREPLRSLGLLHPRDHNRPVGELSLGQQRRVELALLLARQPDLLLLDEPTNHLSLTLVDELEAALTRTPVTVVVASHDRWLRGTWTGPQVDLRDLRMATPR, from the coding sequence ATGACCATCTCCTGCTCAGACCTGACCATGACGTATGCCGATCGGCCCGTGCTCGACGGCTTCTCGCTGACCGTGCCGCCCGGCACCCGCGTCGGCCTCGTCGGCGAGAACGGCTCGGGCAAATCCACCCTGCTGAGCTGCCTCGCCGGCCGATTGCAACCGACCAGCGGCACCGTCAGCATGCCGGCGGATGTCGGCTTCATCGCCCAGGACTCCGGAATCCCTCTGGCAGCAACGGTTTCGGAGGTTCTGTATGACGCTCTGGCACCCTTGCACGAGGCTGTCGCGCGCTTGGAGCAGTTGGCCGGCGAGCTCACCGACCCAGCGGCCGCGCGTGACTACGATCGCGTGCTGGAGTGGGCGACCACACATGACGCGTGGGATGCGCCGCGGCGCGCCGAACTCGCTGCGCAGCGCCTCGGCCTCGAACACCTCCCCGGCGATCGCACCGCGGGCGAGTTGTCCGGTGGACAGGTGTCGCGACTCGCGCTGGCGGCGCTGCTGATCCGGCGGCCCGCGGCCGTGCTGCTGGATGAGCCGACCAATCATCTCGACGACGACGCGCTGGATTTCCTTCAGGCACAACTGATGTCGATGACCGGCGCCGTGGTGACGGCATCCCACGACCGGGTCTTCCTGAACGCCGTGTGCCATCGGATCGTCGACCTCGACCCGTCGCACTTCGGCACCGACGGCGCGGGCGGTCAGTCGTTCAGCGGCGATTTCACCGACTATCTGGCAGCCAAGGTTGCGGCACGGCGGCGATGGAGCGAGGCATTCGAGGCCCAGCGCGAGGAACTCAACGAGTTGCGGGCCGCCACCAGAACCACCAATCTCGACATCGCGCACAACCGAGCACCCCGCGACAACGACAAGTTCATCCACTTCTCCAAAGGCTCACGCGTGCAGGCGACGGTCAGCCGTCGGCGCCGCAATGCCGATCAGCGAATCGCCGCCATCCTGCGTGACGAGATCCCGAAACCGCCTGCGCCGTTACGGTTTTCGGGCGCCTTCGAGAGACAGCCCACGGCATACGTGAGTGTCCGAGATGTCGTGGTCGCCGGCCGGGTCAGCTGCTCCCGGCTCGACGTGACGGCCGGCGAACACCTGCTCATCACCGGCCCGAACGGTTGCGGAAAGTCGACCCTGCTCGACGTTCTCGCCGGGCGACTCGACCCCGCGCAGGGGATCGTGCAGCGTCGTGCCCGCGCGGTCGGCCTGCTGACCCAGGCGGTCGGCATACCTGATCTGAGCGCGACACCCCAGCAGCTGTATGACGCAGCCACCCCTCGCGAGCCACTGCGATCGCTCGGCCTGCTGCACCCGCGCGACCACAACCGGCCGGTCGGTGAACTCAGTCTCGGGCAGCAGCGGCGGGTCGAACTGGCGCTGCTGTTGGCCCGCCAGCCGGACCTGTTGCTGTTGGACGAGCCGACCAACCACCTGTCACTGACGCTGGTCGACGAGCTCGAGGCCGCGCTCACCCGCACCCCGGTCACGGTCGTCGTCGCCAGCCACGACCGCTGGCTGCGCGGCACATGGACCGGGCCGCAAGTGGATCTGCGGGATCTGCGGATGGCTACTCCACGGTGA
- a CDS encoding ferredoxin reductase, with amino-acid sequence MKSVALRAAAVFTHPAPPHDFISLFNPLSSARQMRGVVSAVRAETTQSTTIAFRPGQGWSPHDAGQWARIGVEIDGVRQWRSYSLSAAAGQDPEITVTACGKVSSHLAHHTRVGDVFFLAPPQGDFVLPSGPRPLLMLTAGSGITPVMSMIRTLIPRRNDADVVLLHSARTRESALFCDELANLSARHPGLHVVHRITSEQGRIDLSSTADLDAICPDWRSRKTYVCGPTDMLDAATQLWHDADLPESLTVERFAVATLPAVPGTGGRITFERSDREVESDGATTLLEVGEEAGILMPSGCRMGICRTCLTPLLSGQVRDLRTGEIHSNEGDLIQTCISAAAGDCHLDR; translated from the coding sequence ATGAAGTCAGTCGCTCTGCGAGCCGCGGCCGTGTTCACCCACCCCGCGCCGCCGCACGACTTCATCTCGTTGTTCAACCCGTTGTCGTCGGCCCGGCAGATGCGGGGTGTCGTGTCCGCTGTGCGGGCCGAGACGACCCAGTCCACCACGATCGCCTTCCGGCCCGGGCAGGGCTGGTCTCCGCACGACGCCGGTCAGTGGGCTCGCATCGGCGTCGAGATCGACGGTGTGCGCCAGTGGCGTTCCTACTCACTGTCGGCGGCAGCCGGTCAAGACCCTGAGATCACCGTGACCGCCTGTGGCAAGGTCTCCTCGCATCTGGCGCACCACACCCGCGTCGGCGACGTCTTCTTCCTCGCGCCGCCGCAGGGTGACTTCGTGCTTCCCAGTGGCCCCCGACCACTGCTCATGCTGACCGCAGGCAGCGGCATCACCCCGGTCATGTCGATGATTCGCACGCTCATCCCCCGGCGCAATGACGCTGACGTCGTGCTGCTGCATTCGGCCCGCACCCGCGAATCCGCCTTGTTCTGTGATGAACTCGCCAATCTGTCCGCCCGGCATCCGGGGCTGCACGTCGTGCATCGCATCACCAGCGAGCAGGGCCGCATCGACCTGAGTTCCACCGCCGATCTCGACGCTATCTGCCCCGACTGGCGCAGCCGTAAGACCTACGTCTGCGGACCGACCGACATGCTCGACGCCGCAACCCAGTTGTGGCACGACGCCGACCTGCCCGAATCGCTGACAGTCGAGCGTTTCGCGGTCGCGACCCTGCCCGCCGTCCCCGGAACCGGTGGCCGGATCACCTTCGAACGCTCCGATCGCGAGGTCGAATCCGATGGCGCGACCACCCTGCTCGAGGTCGGCGAAGAAGCCGGGATCCTGATGCCCAGCGGTTGCCGCATGGGCATCTGCCGCACCTGTCTGACCCCCCTGTTGTCCGGCCAGGTACGCGACCTGCGCACCGGCGAGATCCACTCAAACGAGGGCGATCTCATCCAAACCTGTATCTCTGCCGCCGCCGGCGACTGCCATCTCGATCGCTAA
- the glmS gene encoding glutamine--fructose-6-phosphate transaminase (isomerizing), translating to MCGIVGYVGGANAVPVLLEGLTRLEYRGYDSAGVGVLTANGPKVFRAVGRVRDLEQVLPKRLTGKAGIGHTRWATHGPATEANAHPHASADGRTLVVHNGIIDNSATLRARLAADGVTLTSDTDTEVLAHLVGASTAATLEERVIEALAQITGTYAIAVVDADFPGTIVVARQGSPLILGVGEREMFIGSDAAALVRHTSSVVHLDDGELATVTATGFRTFTADQADTGKQPEQIDLVADELEVGGHANFMHKEMLEQPASLRRMLSGRLDERFATARLDGLGLDPRELRTFKRVKAIGCGSAFYVGQLGATMIEDLARIPADAEAASEFRYRNPIIEPDTLYVAVSQSGETADTLFAVREIQRKGGRVVGLVNVVGSSIARECDGGIYLHAGPEISVCSTKALTHMAVGFALLALALGRVHDLSYAEGSRIVRGIKAIPDQVQQIVDGEARIADLAAGLSDAQSLFFIGRVRGYPVAREGAQKLKEISYQHAEAYQSSELKHGPLALISPEMPTVAIVPDDELLERNLGALHEVTARGGEVLAVTHEAVELAGLDGIQRIDVPRNEVELDPILLMIPLQLLAFHIATRLGRDIDRPRNLAKSVTVE from the coding sequence ATGTGCGGAATCGTCGGGTATGTCGGGGGCGCCAATGCGGTGCCGGTCCTGCTCGAAGGGCTGACCCGATTGGAGTACCGCGGCTACGACTCGGCCGGCGTCGGTGTGCTGACCGCCAATGGTCCCAAGGTCTTTCGCGCAGTCGGGCGCGTGCGTGACCTCGAACAGGTGCTGCCGAAGCGACTCACCGGCAAGGCCGGCATCGGCCACACCCGGTGGGCGACACACGGTCCGGCGACCGAGGCGAACGCCCACCCGCACGCCAGTGCCGACGGCCGAACTCTGGTGGTGCACAACGGGATCATCGACAATTCGGCCACGCTGCGCGCGCGGTTGGCGGCTGACGGCGTCACGCTGACCTCCGACACCGACACCGAAGTGCTCGCGCACCTGGTCGGCGCATCGACAGCGGCGACGTTGGAGGAGCGTGTCATCGAGGCCCTCGCCCAGATCACCGGCACCTACGCGATCGCCGTCGTCGACGCCGACTTTCCCGGCACGATCGTGGTCGCTCGGCAGGGATCGCCGCTGATCCTGGGCGTGGGAGAGCGTGAGATGTTCATCGGCTCGGACGCCGCAGCGCTGGTGCGGCATACGTCCTCAGTCGTGCACCTGGACGACGGCGAGCTCGCCACGGTGACCGCGACCGGGTTCCGCACCTTCACCGCCGACCAGGCCGACACCGGCAAGCAACCCGAGCAGATCGACTTGGTCGCGGACGAGCTCGAGGTGGGCGGACACGCCAACTTCATGCACAAGGAGATGCTCGAACAGCCCGCGTCGCTGCGGCGGATGCTGTCCGGTCGGCTCGACGAACGCTTCGCGACCGCCCGGCTCGACGGCCTCGGCCTCGACCCGCGCGAGCTGCGAACCTTCAAGCGGGTCAAGGCGATCGGCTGCGGATCGGCGTTCTATGTCGGTCAGCTCGGCGCCACCATGATCGAGGATCTCGCGCGCATCCCCGCCGATGCAGAGGCGGCCTCGGAGTTCCGCTATCGCAATCCGATCATCGAGCCCGACACGTTGTATGTCGCAGTCAGCCAGTCCGGTGAGACGGCCGACACGCTGTTCGCGGTCCGTGAGATCCAGCGCAAGGGCGGTCGGGTGGTCGGGCTCGTCAACGTGGTCGGCTCGTCCATCGCCCGCGAGTGCGACGGTGGCATCTACCTGCACGCCGGGCCGGAGATCAGCGTCTGCTCGACCAAGGCGCTGACGCACATGGCGGTCGGATTCGCTCTGCTGGCGCTCGCATTGGGTCGGGTGCACGACCTGTCGTATGCCGAAGGATCTCGAATCGTGAGAGGTATCAAGGCGATTCCCGATCAGGTGCAGCAGATCGTCGACGGTGAGGCCAGAATTGCCGACCTGGCGGCCGGACTCAGTGACGCGCAGAGCCTGTTCTTCATCGGCCGGGTGCGTGGCTATCCGGTCGCTCGTGAGGGCGCGCAGAAGTTGAAGGAGATCAGCTATCAGCACGCCGAGGCCTATCAGTCCAGTGAGTTGAAGCACGGCCCGCTGGCGCTGATCTCGCCGGAGATGCCGACGGTCGCGATCGTGCCCGATGACGAATTGCTCGAGCGCAACCTCGGTGCGCTCCACGAGGTGACCGCGCGCGGCGGCGAGGTGCTCGCTGTCACGCATGAGGCGGTCGAGCTGGCCGGGCTGGACGGCATACAACGCATCGACGTGCCACGCAACGAGGTCGAGCTGGACCCGATCCTGCTGATGATTCCCTTGCAGTTGTTGGCCTTTCACATCGCGACCCGCCTCGGACGTGACATCGACCGGCCGCGCAACCTGGCCAAGTCCGTCACCGTGGAGTAG
- a CDS encoding fatty acid desaturase family protein, whose amino-acid sequence MTIAPETTTPDVRVAIPSSKKRTGVLPTTGAPLVRPDAAAHLDDAQVAALGAELDAIRDEVIAARGADDAAYIRRMIRIARTLDVSGRIALAVSKSRTGWLAGTGAIALGKVLENMEIGHNVLHGQWDWMRDPDIHSTTWEWDFVAPARGWQHTHNDIHHTWTNVLGKDRDVGYNILRVDHQQPWKPRDIANPVVNLMLAPLFEWGIASYDLEWDMVGAGVKSKEDFKSDLNALKQKAIRQVLKDYIASPAAGMFFGNSFKRGLAGTVSANMIRNIWAHSVIFCGHFPDGVDVFTEEMIDGETRGDWYIRQMLGSANLSGSRLFHILTGNLSHQIEHHCFPDLPSNRYIEVAPRLREVCDRYGLPYTTGPLPKQLFQTWKKICQLALPDENRWETMKSAYLPKMFKRSAAASAAAVG is encoded by the coding sequence ATGACGATCGCACCGGAGACAACCACCCCTGATGTGCGGGTGGCGATCCCGTCCAGCAAGAAGCGCACAGGCGTGTTGCCGACGACCGGGGCTCCGCTGGTGCGCCCGGATGCCGCAGCCCATCTCGACGATGCGCAGGTCGCGGCCCTCGGCGCCGAGCTGGACGCCATACGCGACGAGGTCATCGCGGCGCGCGGTGCCGACGACGCGGCATACATCCGCCGGATGATCCGCATCGCACGCACCCTCGACGTCAGCGGCCGGATCGCGCTCGCCGTCAGCAAGTCGCGCACCGGCTGGCTTGCCGGCACCGGGGCCATCGCGCTCGGCAAAGTGCTGGAAAACATGGAGATCGGGCACAACGTGCTGCACGGTCAGTGGGACTGGATGCGCGACCCCGACATCCACTCGACCACCTGGGAGTGGGATTTCGTCGCGCCGGCCCGCGGCTGGCAGCACACCCACAACGACATCCACCACACGTGGACCAACGTGCTCGGCAAGGACCGCGACGTGGGCTACAACATCCTGCGCGTCGACCACCAGCAGCCGTGGAAGCCCCGCGACATCGCCAACCCGGTGGTCAACTTGATGCTGGCTCCGCTGTTCGAATGGGGCATCGCGTCCTACGACCTCGAATGGGACATGGTCGGCGCGGGGGTGAAGTCGAAGGAAGACTTCAAGTCAGACCTGAATGCCCTCAAGCAGAAGGCGATTCGCCAGGTGCTCAAGGACTACATCGCCAGCCCCGCCGCCGGGATGTTCTTCGGCAACTCCTTCAAGCGGGGCCTGGCCGGCACGGTGTCGGCCAACATGATCCGCAACATCTGGGCCCACTCGGTCATCTTCTGCGGACACTTCCCGGACGGCGTCGACGTCTTCACCGAGGAGATGATCGACGGCGAGACGCGCGGTGACTGGTACATCCGCCAGATGCTGGGCTCGGCGAACCTGTCCGGCAGCCGGTTGTTCCACATCCTGACCGGCAACCTGTCACACCAGATCGAGCACCACTGCTTCCCCGACCTGCCGTCGAACCGCTACATCGAGGTGGCTCCGCGACTGCGCGAGGTGTGCGACCGTTACGGCCTGCCCTACACCACCGGCCCGCTGCCGAAGCAGTTGTTCCAGACCTGGAAGAAGATCTGCCAGCTGGCACTCCCCGACGAAAACCGTTGGGAGACCATGAAATCGGCATACCTGCCGAAGATGTTCAAGCGCAGTGCTGCGGCGAGCGCCGCGGCAGTCGGCTGA
- a CDS encoding PucR family transcriptional regulator: protein MDESASLIGAELPWSILPREVSALLATALPDLVEEIIQRIPQEVPEYARPLEGDFGTSVRRGVEIALRRLFIDLPGRDEPALRAVTRTVYRQIGVGEARTGRSLEALLSAYRLGARVTFRAVSAVAERAGLEPRLMLPLGESIFVYIDEISAASVEGFTEEQSRQVGERDRRRELLLRRLLSGNIQEVEIRRLAARCGWTIPARVVAVVLAPEEAEGLRLALGDQALISSRTGQVVALAAAPASTGARSELARALSGRGAWVGPACPWDQAAESHRAAVHAAAITDLADDGGDALWVSDHLAAIVLQTEPELIKELAAVRFEPMAELRPAQQERLAETLLAWLRHRGERARIAEELHVHPQTVGYRLTQLREVFGDDLDDPDARFELELVLRAGHRPESAG from the coding sequence ATGGATGAATCAGCCTCGCTGATCGGCGCTGAGTTGCCCTGGTCGATCCTGCCGCGGGAGGTCAGTGCGTTGCTGGCCACCGCCCTGCCGGACCTGGTCGAGGAAATCATCCAGCGGATCCCGCAGGAGGTGCCTGAGTACGCCCGACCCCTCGAGGGCGACTTCGGAACGTCTGTGCGACGCGGCGTCGAGATAGCGCTTCGCCGGCTGTTCATCGACTTGCCCGGACGGGATGAACCAGCTCTGCGCGCGGTGACCCGCACTGTCTATCGACAGATCGGTGTGGGTGAGGCCCGGACGGGCCGGTCTCTCGAGGCGCTGTTGTCGGCATACCGGCTCGGGGCTCGGGTGACCTTTCGGGCGGTCTCGGCGGTGGCCGAGCGGGCCGGCCTCGAGCCGCGGCTGATGCTGCCGCTCGGGGAATCGATCTTCGTCTACATCGACGAAATTTCAGCTGCGAGTGTCGAGGGATTCACCGAGGAACAGTCCCGGCAGGTGGGCGAACGTGACCGGCGACGGGAGTTGCTGCTGCGTCGACTGCTGTCGGGCAACATCCAGGAGGTCGAGATTCGCCGGCTCGCGGCTCGCTGTGGGTGGACCATTCCGGCGAGGGTGGTCGCCGTTGTACTTGCGCCGGAGGAAGCTGAGGGACTGCGGCTGGCTCTTGGGGACCAGGCGTTGATCAGCAGCAGGACGGGGCAGGTGGTGGCGCTGGCCGCTGCGCCCGCATCCACCGGCGCGAGGTCCGAGCTGGCCAGGGCACTGAGCGGCCGCGGCGCGTGGGTCGGGCCGGCGTGTCCCTGGGATCAAGCGGCGGAATCCCACCGTGCGGCGGTGCATGCGGCTGCGATCACCGACTTGGCGGACGACGGTGGCGACGCGCTGTGGGTGAGTGATCACCTCGCAGCCATCGTGCTGCAGACCGAACCGGAACTCATCAAGGAACTCGCTGCTGTGCGTTTTGAGCCGATGGCGGAGTTGCGCCCGGCGCAGCAGGAGCGTCTCGCCGAGACATTGCTCGCGTGGTTGCGGCATCGCGGCGAACGCGCGCGCATCGCCGAGGAATTGCACGTTCACCCTCAGACGGTGGGTTATCGGTTGACCCAGCTCCGGGAGGTCTTCGGCGACGACCTCGACGACCCCGACGCCCGATTCGAGCTTGAGTTGGTGCTGCGGGCCGGCCACCGCCCGGAGTCTGCCGGCTGA